Proteins encoded within one genomic window of Sphingomonas sp. NBWT7:
- a CDS encoding MFS transporter yields MRLATRIRAFLAEEDWQFAPHELPTMPGSPGSPAHPWRRRIAYALVAVLVGLTGGFGNALIAANTTTLGGALGLDPAQVAWLPTVYVMTNVSINLLLIKFRQQFGLRPFAIVFLVLYVGFTFAHLFVRDFGSAILVRAASGMAGAPLSSLALYYLMQAFPAEWRLRAVVVGIGIPQCATPLARLFSPELLAMSQWRTLYLFELGLAALSLAAVLAFRLPPTVRIKAFEKLDFVTFPLFAIAMALFAAVLGLGRIVWWTEAPWIGWALLAAIPMLVTALVIEHGRTNPLLNTRWLASADIVRFAIVTIMARIVLSEQTYGAVGLLTVLGQNNDQLIAFFLIIFAATVAGVAASAATIDPQRLTQPVMLAIGLVAVAAYADSHATSLTRAPQLYVTQALIAFSAAFFLGPALLFGMTRALAAGSGHIISFIALFGIVNSIGGLGGAALLGTYQVMREKAHSAAIVEAVAPTDPLVQARLAAGSAGIARVVGDPALARAEGGVLLSQSATREANILAYNDVFRLIALLAGLTFAYLAFLLIRRRVRARREALA; encoded by the coding sequence TTCGCCCGCGCACCCGTGGCGCCGGCGCATCGCCTACGCGCTGGTTGCCGTACTCGTCGGCCTCACCGGCGGTTTCGGTAACGCGCTGATTGCGGCCAATACGACGACGCTCGGCGGCGCGTTAGGGCTCGATCCCGCGCAGGTCGCGTGGCTGCCCACGGTTTATGTGATGACCAACGTCAGCATTAACCTGCTGCTGATCAAATTCCGCCAGCAATTCGGTTTGCGGCCGTTCGCGATCGTCTTCCTGGTGCTCTACGTCGGCTTCACTTTCGCGCATCTGTTCGTGCGTGATTTCGGCTCGGCGATCCTTGTACGTGCGGCGAGCGGGATGGCGGGGGCGCCGCTATCCAGCCTCGCGCTCTATTACCTTATGCAGGCGTTTCCGGCGGAATGGCGGCTGCGCGCAGTGGTCGTCGGGATCGGCATTCCGCAATGCGCGACGCCGCTTGCCCGGCTGTTTTCGCCCGAGCTTCTGGCGATGAGCCAGTGGCGCACGCTCTACCTGTTCGAACTCGGCCTCGCCGCGCTCAGCCTCGCCGCGGTGCTCGCCTTCCGCCTGCCGCCGACGGTGCGGATCAAGGCGTTCGAAAAGCTCGATTTCGTGACTTTCCCGCTGTTCGCGATCGCAATGGCCCTCTTCGCGGCGGTGCTCGGGCTCGGCCGGATCGTTTGGTGGACCGAAGCACCGTGGATCGGATGGGCATTGCTCGCGGCGATCCCGATGCTCGTCACCGCGCTCGTCATCGAACATGGCCGCACCAACCCGCTGCTCAACACGCGCTGGCTGGCGAGCGCCGACATCGTGCGTTTCGCGATCGTGACGATCATGGCGCGCATCGTCCTGTCGGAGCAGACGTACGGCGCGGTCGGGCTGCTGACCGTGCTGGGGCAGAATAACGACCAGCTCATCGCTTTCTTCCTGATCATCTTCGCCGCGACCGTTGCGGGGGTGGCGGCTAGCGCGGCGACGATCGATCCGCAGCGGTTGACGCAGCCCGTGATGCTGGCGATCGGCCTCGTCGCGGTGGCGGCCTATGCCGATTCGCACGCGACGAGCCTGACGCGCGCGCCGCAGCTCTACGTCACGCAGGCGCTGATCGCCTTTTCGGCCGCCTTCTTCCTTGGCCCTGCGTTGTTGTTCGGCATGACGCGCGCGCTGGCGGCGGGCAGCGGGCACATCATCAGTTTCATCGCGCTGTTCGGCATCGTCAATTCGATCGGCGGGTTGGGCGGGGCGGCACTGCTCGGCACGTATCAGGTGATGCGCGAGAAGGCGCACAGCGCTGCGATCGTCGAGGCGGTGGCGCCGACCGATCCGCTGGTGCAGGCGCGACTGGCGGCAGGGTCCGCAGGGATCGCGCGTGTCGTCGGCGATCCGGCGCTGGCGCGCGCCGAAGGCGGCGTGCTGTTGTCGCAGAGCGCGACGCGCGAGGCGAACATCCTTGCCTATAACGACGTGTTCCGGCTGATCGCATTGCTCGCCGGGCTGACCTTCGCCTATCTCGCCTTTCTTCTGATACGCCGCCGCGTCCGCGCGCGGCGCGAGGCCCTTGCATGA